From the Burkholderia glumae LMG 2196 = ATCC 33617 genome, one window contains:
- the bluB gene encoding 5,6-dimethylbenzimidazole synthase: MRFDDSAIAAVYRAIFERRDMRHFTSAPVDPAVLARLVRAAHHAPSVGFMQPWRFIRITDRALRERLHTIVEAERCATADALGERRDAFMRLKVEGIRECGELLVVALADDRERHVFGRRTLPEMDLASAACAIQNMWLAARAEGLGMGWVSLFDVDALRALLGMPDGAKPIAVLCIGHVDAFYERPMLEAEHWAARLPLEACLFENGWNAGPGPARAPASDASDASDASDASEAASPPHNS, encoded by the coding sequence ATGCGCTTCGACGATTCCGCGATCGCCGCCGTCTATCGGGCGATCTTCGAGCGGCGCGACATGCGCCATTTCACGTCCGCCCCGGTTGATCCAGCCGTGCTCGCGCGACTGGTCCGCGCCGCCCACCACGCGCCGAGCGTCGGCTTCATGCAGCCGTGGCGCTTCATCCGGATCACCGACCGCGCGCTGCGCGAGCGCCTGCACACGATCGTCGAGGCCGAGCGCTGCGCGACCGCCGACGCGCTCGGCGAACGCCGCGACGCGTTCATGCGCCTCAAGGTGGAAGGAATTCGCGAATGCGGCGAGCTTCTCGTGGTGGCGCTGGCCGACGACCGCGAACGGCACGTGTTCGGGCGCCGCACGCTACCCGAGATGGACCTCGCCTCGGCCGCCTGTGCGATCCAGAACATGTGGCTCGCCGCACGCGCCGAAGGGCTCGGCATGGGCTGGGTATCGCTGTTCGACGTCGACGCGCTGCGCGCCCTGCTCGGCATGCCCGACGGCGCGAAGCCGATCGCGGTGCTCTGCATCGGCCATGTCGACGCCTTCTACGAACGGCCAATGCTCGAGGCCGAGCACTGGGCCGCGCGCCTGCCGCTCGAAGCCTGCCTGTTCGAGAACGGCTGGAACGCCGGGCCGGGCCCGGCCCGCGCGCCGGCATCGGACGCATCGGACGCATCGGACGCATCGGACGCATCGGAGGCCGCGTCGCCGCCGCACAACAGCTGA
- a CDS encoding LysR family transcriptional regulator, whose protein sequence is MNQIQTMRVFVCVAELQSFRQAARKLGVSNALVTRSIAMLETHLNTRLIHRTTRNLSLTEAGTRYLDGCRALLEEFDHLEASVAHTIREPVGTLRIAVSGALSPQRLTPLVDGFRRQYPKVRVQLTIADGPIDGLDTSYDAAIVAGRRIDDGPALVSHALAPDPFVAIASPAYIEQRGEPHRPDELARHAAITLPLDTHGFAWRFVDAGRFAHLVTLQPSYTINDAWLVRAAVMAGSGIAILPESFVADAISRGELVRLLADYRIDDPDAQLAVVYPNRQFVPARTRSFVEHALYHFGARSNGRYGYVHDTLGEHAEVVTTGLQ, encoded by the coding sequence ATGAACCAGATCCAAACCATGAGAGTGTTCGTCTGCGTCGCCGAACTGCAGAGCTTTCGACAAGCCGCGCGCAAGCTCGGCGTATCGAACGCTCTCGTCACGCGATCGATCGCGATGCTGGAAACCCACCTGAACACACGCCTGATCCACCGCACCACGCGCAACCTGTCGCTGACCGAGGCCGGCACCCGCTATCTCGATGGCTGCCGCGCCCTGCTCGAAGAGTTCGATCACCTCGAGGCCTCGGTCGCGCACACCATCCGCGAGCCGGTGGGCACGCTGCGCATCGCCGTGTCGGGGGCGCTCTCGCCGCAACGGCTGACGCCGCTGGTCGACGGCTTCCGCCGCCAGTATCCGAAGGTGCGCGTGCAACTGACCATCGCCGACGGGCCGATCGACGGGCTCGACACCTCCTACGACGCGGCGATCGTGGCCGGCCGCCGGATCGACGACGGCCCCGCGCTCGTGAGCCATGCGCTCGCGCCCGACCCGTTCGTGGCGATCGCCTCGCCGGCCTATATCGAACAGCGCGGCGAGCCGCACCGCCCCGACGAACTCGCGCGGCACGCGGCCATCACGCTGCCACTCGACACGCACGGCTTCGCATGGCGCTTCGTCGATGCCGGCCGCTTCGCGCACCTCGTCACGCTGCAGCCGTCCTACACGATCAACGACGCCTGGCTGGTGCGCGCCGCCGTGATGGCCGGCTCGGGCATCGCGATCCTGCCGGAGAGCTTCGTGGCCGACGCGATCTCGCGCGGCGAACTGGTGCGGCTGCTGGCCGACTACCGGATCGACGATCCCGACGCGCAGCTCGCGGTGGTCTATCCGAACCGCCAGTTCGTGCCGGCGCGCACGCGCAGCTTCGTCGAGCACGCGCTCTATCACTTCGGCGCGCGCTCGAACGGCCGCTACGGCTACGTCCACGACACGCTCGGCGAACATGCCGAGGTCGTCACCACCGGCCTGCAATGA
- the xdhB gene encoding xanthine dehydrogenase molybdopterin binding subunit — MNQQAEPFLNDLDFRQVHVSRPHESAHLHVSGRASYTDDLPVLAGTLHAALGLSTRAHARIVSADLDAVRATPGVVAVFTAEDIPGVNDCGPVIHDDPVLADGVVQFVGQPVFIVVATSHDVARLAARRAKIDYAELPAILTAQAARAAESYVLPPMKLARGDAAGRAAAAPRRDAGELTLGGQEQFYLEGQVAYAVPKDDDGMHVYCSTQHPSEMQHVVAHLLGVASHNVLVECRRMGGGFGGKESQSALFACCAALAAWKLLCPVKLRADRDDDMIITGKRHDFHYRYDVGYDETGAIDGVSVEMTSRCGFSADLSGPVMTRAVCHFDNAYWLPDVSIAGYCGKTNTQSNTAFRGFGGPQGAFAIETIIDNIARDLGLDPLDVRYRNLYGRDERNVTPYGQTIEDNVLHALLGELEATSGYRARRAAVREFNARSPVLKKGIALTPVKFGIAFNVAHLNQAGALVHIYTDGSILVNHGGTEMGQGLNTKVAQVVAHELGVGFGRVRVTATDTSKVANTSATAASTGSDLNGKAAQDAARQLRERLAAFAAERLGEPDAPAVAAAEVRFANDQVWIGARAVPFGEVVAQAYLARVQLWSDGFYATPKLHWNQATLQGRPFFYYAYGAACSEVVIDTLTGEMRVLRADVLHDAGASLNPAIDRGQVEGGFIQGMGWLTSEELWWNDGGRLMTHAPSTYKIPTVNDTPPDFRVELFRNRNAEDSIHRSKAVGEPPLLLAFSVFFAIRDAVAAVGDYRVQPPLHAPATGEAILGAVQAVRAAAARS, encoded by the coding sequence ATGAACCAGCAAGCCGAACCGTTCCTGAATGACCTCGATTTCCGGCAGGTGCACGTCTCGCGTCCGCACGAATCCGCGCATCTGCACGTGAGCGGCCGCGCCAGCTACACCGACGACCTGCCGGTGCTCGCCGGCACGCTGCACGCCGCGCTCGGGCTGAGCACGAGGGCCCATGCGCGCATCGTCTCGGCCGATCTCGACGCGGTGCGCGCCACGCCCGGCGTGGTGGCCGTGTTTACCGCCGAGGACATCCCCGGCGTCAACGACTGCGGCCCGGTGATCCACGACGATCCGGTGCTGGCCGACGGCGTGGTGCAGTTCGTCGGCCAGCCGGTGTTCATCGTGGTGGCCACCTCGCACGACGTCGCGCGGCTCGCCGCGCGCCGCGCGAAGATCGACTACGCGGAGCTGCCGGCGATCCTGACCGCGCAGGCCGCGCGCGCGGCCGAGTCCTACGTGCTGCCGCCGATGAAGCTCGCGCGCGGCGACGCGGCCGGGCGCGCGGCGGCGGCCCCGCGGCGCGACGCGGGCGAGCTGACGCTGGGCGGCCAGGAGCAGTTCTATCTCGAAGGGCAGGTGGCCTACGCGGTGCCGAAGGACGACGACGGCATGCACGTGTACTGCTCCACGCAGCACCCCAGCGAGATGCAGCACGTGGTGGCGCACCTGCTCGGGGTGGCCTCGCACAACGTGCTGGTGGAATGCCGGCGCATGGGCGGCGGCTTCGGCGGCAAGGAATCGCAGTCGGCCCTGTTCGCGTGCTGCGCGGCGCTCGCCGCCTGGAAGCTGCTGTGCCCGGTGAAACTGCGCGCCGACCGTGACGACGACATGATCATCACCGGCAAGCGCCATGACTTCCATTACCGCTACGACGTGGGCTACGACGAAACCGGCGCGATCGACGGCGTGTCGGTGGAGATGACCTCGCGCTGCGGCTTCTCGGCCGACCTGTCGGGGCCAGTCATGACGCGCGCGGTCTGTCACTTCGACAACGCCTACTGGCTGCCCGACGTCTCGATCGCCGGCTACTGCGGCAAGACCAACACCCAGTCGAACACCGCGTTTCGCGGCTTCGGCGGCCCGCAGGGCGCGTTCGCGATCGAGACCATCATCGACAACATCGCGCGCGATCTCGGCCTCGATCCGCTCGACGTGCGCTACCGCAACCTGTACGGCCGGGACGAGCGCAACGTCACGCCCTACGGCCAGACCATCGAGGACAACGTGCTGCACGCGCTGCTCGGCGAGCTGGAGGCGACCAGCGGCTATCGCGCGCGGCGCGCGGCCGTGCGCGAGTTCAACGCGCGCAGCCCGGTGCTGAAGAAGGGCATCGCGCTCACGCCGGTCAAGTTCGGCATCGCGTTCAACGTCGCGCACCTGAACCAGGCCGGCGCGCTGGTGCATATCTATACCGACGGCTCGATCCTCGTGAACCACGGCGGCACCGAGATGGGGCAGGGGCTCAACACCAAGGTCGCGCAGGTGGTCGCGCACGAACTCGGCGTCGGGTTCGGCCGCGTGCGCGTGACGGCCACCGACACCAGCAAGGTCGCGAACACCTCGGCCACCGCCGCCTCCACCGGCTCGGACCTGAACGGCAAGGCCGCGCAGGACGCCGCGCGCCAATTGCGCGAGCGGCTCGCCGCGTTCGCCGCCGAGCGGCTCGGCGAGCCCGACGCGCCGGCCGTGGCCGCCGCCGAGGTGCGCTTCGCCAACGATCAGGTGTGGATCGGCGCGCGGGCCGTGCCGTTCGGCGAGGTGGTCGCCCAGGCCTATCTGGCGCGCGTGCAGCTATGGTCGGACGGCTTCTACGCCACGCCGAAGCTGCACTGGAACCAGGCGACGCTGCAGGGCCGGCCGTTTTTCTATTACGCCTACGGCGCGGCCTGCAGCGAGGTGGTGATCGATACCCTGACCGGCGAGATGCGCGTGCTGCGCGCCGATGTGCTGCACGACGCGGGCGCCTCGCTGAACCCGGCGATCGATCGGGGCCAGGTGGAGGGCGGCTTCATCCAGGGCATGGGCTGGCTCACCAGCGAGGAGCTGTGGTGGAACGACGGCGGCCGGCTGATGACGCACGCGCCGTCCACCTACAAGATCCCGACCGTCAACGACACCCCGCCCGACTTCCGCGTCGAGCTGTTCCGCAATCGCAACGCCGAGGACAGCATCCACCGCTCGAAGGCGGTCGGCGAGCCGCCGCTGCTGCTGGCGTTCTCGGTGTTCTTCGCGATCCGCGACGCGGTGGCGGCGGTCGGCGACTACCGCGTGCAGCCGCCGCTGCATGCGCCCGCCACCGGCGAGGCGATCCTGGGCGCGGTGCAGGCCGTGCGTGCGGCCGCCGCGCGCAGCTGA
- a CDS encoding MFS transporter, translating to MPLPLFALALAAFGIGTTEFVIMGLLPNVALDLGVSIPAAGMLVSGYALGVTIGAPILAIVTARMPRRQALLGLIGVFIAGNLLCAIAPNYGLLMAARVVTAFCHGAFFGIGSVVASSLVAPNRRAQAIALMFTGLTLANVLGVPLGTALGQAFGWRSTFWAVTAIGVLAAGALALCLPRQLAMPSTSIAREFRVMRNPQVLMVLGISALASASLFSVFTYITPILEDVTHFSPHEVTLVLLLFGLGLTVGGMIGGKLADWRRMPSLIVALALIGLAQAVFGGTLRLPIPALATIFAWGVLAFAIVPIAQILIVDRASEAPNLASTLNQGAFNLGNAGGAWLGGLAIGAGVPLAQLPWLGAALALGALALTLCSASLERRPLAGPVPLA from the coding sequence ATGCCGCTGCCCCTGTTCGCTCTCGCCCTTGCCGCGTTTGGTATCGGTACCACCGAGTTCGTCATCATGGGGCTGCTACCTAATGTCGCACTCGATCTCGGCGTCTCGATTCCCGCCGCCGGCATGCTGGTGTCGGGCTACGCGCTGGGCGTGACGATCGGCGCGCCGATCCTGGCGATCGTCACGGCACGGATGCCGCGCCGTCAGGCGCTGCTCGGCCTGATCGGCGTGTTCATCGCGGGCAACCTGCTGTGCGCGATCGCACCGAACTACGGCCTGCTGATGGCCGCGCGCGTGGTGACCGCGTTCTGCCACGGCGCGTTCTTCGGGATCGGCTCGGTGGTCGCGAGCAGCCTGGTCGCGCCGAACCGCCGCGCGCAGGCGATCGCGCTGATGTTCACCGGGCTCACGCTCGCCAACGTGCTGGGCGTGCCGCTCGGCACCGCGCTCGGTCAGGCCTTCGGCTGGCGCTCGACGTTCTGGGCCGTCACCGCGATCGGCGTGCTGGCGGCCGGCGCGCTGGCGCTGTGCCTGCCGCGGCAGCTCGCGATGCCGTCCACCAGCATCGCACGCGAATTCCGCGTGATGCGCAACCCGCAGGTGCTGATGGTGCTCGGCATCAGCGCGCTCGCCTCGGCCAGCCTGTTCTCGGTGTTCACCTACATCACGCCGATCCTCGAGGACGTCACGCATTTCTCGCCGCACGAGGTCACGCTGGTACTGCTGCTGTTCGGCCTCGGGCTGACGGTGGGCGGCATGATCGGCGGCAAGCTCGCCGACTGGCGCCGGATGCCTTCGCTGATCGTGGCGCTGGCGCTGATCGGACTGGCGCAGGCGGTATTCGGCGGCACCCTGCGCCTGCCGATTCCCGCGCTCGCGACGATCTTCGCCTGGGGCGTGCTCGCGTTCGCGATCGTGCCGATCGCGCAGATCCTGATCGTCGATCGCGCGAGCGAGGCGCCGAACCTCGCCTCGACGCTGAACCAGGGCGCCTTCAACCTCGGCAACGCCGGCGGCGCCTGGCTCGGCGGCCTCGCGATCGGTGCCGGCGTGCCGCTCGCGCAGTTGCCGTGGCTGGGCGCGGCGCTGGCGCTCGGCGCGCTCGCGCTGACGCTGTGCTCGGCGTCGCTCGAACGACGCCCGCTGGCCGGGCCGGTGCCGCTGGCCTGA
- a CDS encoding MFS transporter, whose amino-acid sequence MSSDSGLPARSAFSTTLQIVSVVSFTFVCYLTIGLPIAVLPGFVHEELGLSAVVAGAVISVQYLATLASRPLAGRCADTLGPQRTVLRGLVGCGASGALLLVALLFVRWPAVSLVLLTASRLVLGVGESLVGTGAILWGIGRVGVAHNARVISWNGIATYGALAIGAPLGVAIAHSLNAALLGVLTVALAAGGYWLALRVAPVPLVHGERMSYASVFTRVLPHGLGLALGSAGFGSISTFIALYYAARHWPNAALSLTVFGLLFIGSRLLFANSIKTYGGFRVAIVSFGVECAGLLLLWLAPVPHVALAGAALTGFGFALIFPALGVEAVALVPPASRGAALSAYSVFLDLSLGITGPLAGYVAGEFGYPQVFLFAALAAAGGIATSVLLYQRQTRIGTHTGAAA is encoded by the coding sequence ATGTCATCCGATTCCGGTTTGCCTGCGCGCAGCGCGTTCTCTACGACGCTGCAGATCGTCTCCGTCGTCTCGTTCACCTTCGTCTGTTACCTGACCATCGGCCTGCCGATCGCGGTTCTGCCGGGCTTCGTGCATGAGGAACTGGGACTGTCGGCGGTGGTGGCCGGGGCCGTGATCAGCGTGCAATACCTGGCGACGCTGGCCTCGCGCCCGCTGGCGGGGCGCTGCGCGGACACGCTCGGGCCGCAGCGCACGGTACTGCGCGGGCTGGTGGGCTGCGGCGCGAGCGGCGCGCTGCTGCTGGTGGCGCTGCTGTTCGTGCGCTGGCCGGCGGTGAGCCTGGTGCTGCTGACGGCGAGCCGGCTGGTGCTCGGCGTCGGCGAGAGCCTGGTCGGCACCGGCGCGATCCTGTGGGGCATCGGCCGCGTCGGCGTGGCCCACAACGCGCGCGTGATCTCGTGGAACGGCATCGCCACCTACGGGGCGCTCGCGATCGGCGCGCCGCTCGGCGTGGCGATCGCGCATTCGCTGAACGCGGCCCTGCTGGGCGTGCTGACGGTGGCGCTCGCGGCAGGCGGCTACTGGCTTGCGCTGCGCGTCGCGCCGGTGCCGCTCGTCCACGGCGAGCGGATGTCCTACGCGAGCGTATTCACGCGCGTGCTGCCGCACGGCCTCGGGCTCGCGCTCGGCTCGGCCGGCTTCGGCTCGATCTCCACCTTCATCGCGCTCTATTACGCGGCGCGCCACTGGCCGAACGCGGCGCTCTCGCTGACGGTGTTCGGGCTGCTGTTCATCGGCTCGCGCCTGCTGTTCGCGAACAGCATCAAGACCTATGGCGGGTTCCGCGTGGCGATCGTGTCGTTCGGCGTGGAATGCGCGGGCCTGCTGCTGCTCTGGCTCGCCCCGGTGCCGCACGTCGCACTGGCGGGCGCCGCGCTGACCGGCTTCGGCTTCGCGCTGATCTTCCCGGCGCTCGGCGTCGAGGCCGTCGCGCTGGTGCCGCCGGCAAGCCGCGGCGCCGCGCTGTCGGCCTATTCGGTGTTCCTCGACCTGTCGCTCGGCATCACCGGGCCGCTCGCCGGCTACGTGGCGGGCGAGTTCGGCTATCCGCAGGTATTCCTGTTCGCGGCGTTGGCCGCCGCGGGCGGCATCGCCACTTCGGTACTGCTCTACCAGCGGCAGACGCGCATCGGCACGCACACCGGCGCGGCCGCCTGA
- a CDS encoding pyridoxal-phosphate-dependent aminotransferase family protein, translated as MSHNDYSPIPCPVVVPLDAILPEEPLLMMGAGPVPIPAAVAKANAIVINHLGATMAKIIEQVKEMARYVFQTRTKWVLGVAGPGSAAMEMAISNLAWRGTRVLSIRNGFFSARMAEMATRIGAEVALLDVPDREAANLAAVAAAIERERPEIVTIVHGETSNTVWNRQLREIAALAKAAGALVVVDAVCTLSTMPLEMDGWGIDAVITGGQKGLSSIPGVSLIAFSDAAWERMKQRPEPNAHWCLDMALAEHFWHNAGYHYTAPVSGVLALHEALRLVCQETLESRYARHQRCALALQAGIAALGLELYAPEACRLNSVVGIRVPEGLTPGMICGHISKQYQVEISGSFGLPIVRIGQMGEQCREHNLFRTLHAFGRTMVDLKVPVDLSGGVSALEQALSNRL; from the coding sequence ATGTCCCATAACGATTATTCGCCGATTCCCTGCCCCGTCGTGGTCCCGCTCGACGCGATCCTGCCCGAGGAGCCGCTCCTGATGATGGGCGCCGGCCCGGTGCCGATCCCGGCCGCGGTCGCCAAGGCCAACGCGATCGTGATCAACCACCTGGGCGCGACCATGGCGAAGATCATCGAACAGGTGAAGGAGATGGCGCGCTACGTGTTCCAGACGCGCACGAAGTGGGTGCTCGGCGTGGCCGGCCCCGGCTCGGCCGCGATGGAGATGGCGATCTCGAACCTGGCCTGGCGCGGCACGCGCGTGCTGTCGATCCGCAACGGCTTCTTCAGTGCCCGGATGGCCGAGATGGCCACGCGCATCGGCGCCGAGGTCGCGCTGCTCGACGTACCCGACCGCGAGGCGGCGAACCTCGCGGCGGTGGCCGCCGCGATCGAGCGCGAGCGGCCCGAGATCGTGACGATCGTCCACGGCGAGACCTCGAACACGGTCTGGAACCGGCAGCTGCGGGAGATCGCGGCACTGGCCAAGGCGGCCGGCGCGCTGGTGGTGGTCGACGCGGTCTGCACGCTGTCGACCATGCCGCTCGAGATGGACGGCTGGGGCATCGACGCGGTGATCACGGGCGGCCAGAAGGGGCTGTCGTCGATTCCGGGCGTGTCGCTGATCGCCTTCTCCGATGCCGCCTGGGAGCGCATGAAGCAGCGCCCCGAGCCGAACGCGCACTGGTGCCTCGACATGGCGCTCGCCGAGCACTTCTGGCACAACGCCGGCTACCACTACACGGCGCCCGTCTCGGGCGTGCTCGCGCTGCACGAGGCCCTGCGCCTCGTCTGCCAGGAAACGCTCGAAAGCCGCTACGCGCGCCACCAGCGCTGCGCGCTCGCGCTGCAGGCCGGAATCGCGGCGCTCGGCCTCGAGCTCTATGCGCCCGAGGCGTGCCGGCTCAATTCGGTGGTGGGCATCCGCGTGCCCGAGGGTCTCACGCCGGGCATGATCTGCGGACACATCTCGAAGCAGTATCAGGTCGAGATCTCGGGTTCGTTCGGCCTGCCGATCGTGCGGATCGGGCAGATGGGCGAGCAGTGCCGCGAACACAACCTGTTCCGTACGCTGCACGCGTTCGGCCGCACCATGGTCGACCTGAAGGTGCCGGTCGATCTGTCGGGCGGCGTCTCCGCGCTCGAACAGGCGCTGTCGAACCGGCTCTGA
- the xdhC gene encoding xanthine dehydrogenase accessory protein XdhC translates to MLPSPRRAGRLRDPVHAFAPMHVVLFGAGHVGHALVALLAHLPCIVQWVDTRDECFPDELPPNVQPEPTDTPEASVDAAPPGSYFLVMTHNHALDFALAERILRRDDFAYFGMIGSHTKRVKFERRLIGRGVAPARLADMICPIGVAGIVDKAPPAIAVAVCAELLQARTGAARRRRRAGEAFAAP, encoded by the coding sequence ATGCTGCCGTCACCGCGCCGGGCCGGCCGGCTTCGCGACCCCGTGCACGCGTTCGCGCCGATGCACGTGGTGCTGTTCGGCGCCGGCCACGTCGGCCATGCGCTCGTCGCGCTGCTCGCGCATCTGCCCTGCATCGTGCAGTGGGTGGACACGCGCGACGAATGCTTTCCCGACGAGCTGCCGCCTAACGTGCAGCCGGAGCCGACCGACACGCCCGAGGCGAGCGTCGACGCGGCGCCGCCCGGCAGCTACTTCCTCGTCATGACGCACAACCACGCGCTCGACTTCGCGCTCGCCGAGCGGATCCTGCGCCGCGACGATTTCGCCTACTTCGGCATGATCGGCTCGCACACCAAGCGCGTGAAGTTCGAGCGGCGCCTGATCGGGCGCGGCGTGGCGCCCGCGCGGCTGGCCGACATGATCTGTCCGATCGGCGTGGCCGGCATCGTCGACAAGGCGCCGCCCGCGATCGCGGTGGCGGTCTGCGCCGAATTGCTGCAGGCGCGCACCGGCGCCGCGCGGCGCCGGCGGCGCGCCGGCGAGGCGTTCGCGGCGCCGTGA
- the xdhA gene encoding xanthine dehydrogenase small subunit, producing the protein MSQPIRFHFRQAIREVGGAATTRTVLQYLREDAACTGTKEGCAEGDCGACTVVVGELNDAGRVEFKAVNACIQFLPTLDGRALYTVEDLRQPDGSLHPVQQAMVDCHGSQCGFCTPGFVMSMWALYERHGGAHAAGPCDSAAPAGSPCARAAAPSRAEIADALTGNLCRCTGYRPIVDAAERMFAMAPPAAPVDTAALARTLTALRRDDTFHYEHAGRRFDAPRSIEALAALRAAKPEARLLAGSTDVGLWVTKQLRELGDLIYLGQVAELRRIDERDGWLEIGAGVSVERAYAALAAHYPELTEMWKRFASLPIRNAGTLGGNVANGSPIGDSMPGLIALGARVVLRGPEAARELPLEDLYLAYQKKDMAADEFVAALRVPLRTGARANLRFRTYKLSKRFDSDISAVCAAFAFIADGEAIRTPRVAFGGMAATPKRAAQAEAALADARWHEVTVQAAMQAVERDFAPLSDMRATSGYRLDAARNLLYRFWLETRAHAPLGPEALNVRCVSAEAAGAAGPAVADL; encoded by the coding sequence ATGAGCCAACCGATCCGTTTCCATTTTCGCCAGGCAATCCGCGAAGTCGGCGGTGCCGCCACCACCCGCACCGTCCTGCAGTACCTGCGCGAGGACGCCGCCTGCACCGGCACCAAGGAAGGCTGCGCCGAGGGCGACTGCGGGGCCTGCACGGTGGTGGTCGGCGAGCTGAACGACGCCGGCCGCGTCGAGTTCAAGGCCGTCAACGCCTGCATCCAGTTCCTGCCCACGCTCGACGGCCGCGCGCTCTACACCGTGGAGGACCTGCGCCAGCCCGACGGCTCGCTGCACCCCGTGCAGCAGGCGATGGTCGATTGCCACGGCTCGCAGTGCGGGTTTTGCACGCCGGGCTTCGTGATGTCGATGTGGGCGCTCTACGAGCGGCACGGCGGCGCGCACGCGGCCGGCCCGTGCGATTCGGCTGCGCCGGCGGGCTCGCCCTGCGCGCGGGCCGCTGCGCCGTCGCGCGCCGAGATCGCCGACGCGCTGACCGGCAACCTGTGCCGCTGCACCGGCTACCGGCCGATCGTCGACGCGGCCGAGCGGATGTTCGCGATGGCGCCGCCCGCGGCGCCCGTCGATACCGCCGCGCTGGCCCGCACGCTCACCGCGCTGCGCCGCGACGACACGTTCCACTACGAGCACGCCGGCCGCCGCTTCGACGCGCCGCGCAGCATCGAGGCGCTGGCCGCGCTGCGCGCCGCCAAGCCCGAGGCACGGCTGCTGGCCGGCAGCACCGACGTGGGGCTGTGGGTCACCAAGCAGCTGCGCGAGCTCGGCGACCTGATCTACCTGGGCCAGGTGGCCGAGCTGCGCCGCATCGACGAGCGCGACGGCTGGCTCGAGATCGGCGCGGGCGTGTCGGTCGAGCGCGCCTATGCGGCGCTCGCCGCGCACTACCCCGAGCTGACCGAGATGTGGAAGCGCTTCGCCTCGCTGCCGATCCGCAACGCCGGCACGCTCGGCGGCAACGTCGCGAACGGCTCGCCGATCGGCGATTCGATGCCGGGCCTGATCGCGCTCGGCGCGCGCGTGGTGCTGCGCGGCCCCGAGGCGGCCCGCGAGCTGCCGCTCGAGGATCTCTACCTCGCGTACCAGAAGAAGGACATGGCCGCCGACGAGTTCGTCGCCGCGCTGCGCGTGCCGCTGCGTACCGGCGCGCGCGCGAACCTGCGGTTTCGGACCTACAAGCTGTCGAAGCGCTTCGACTCGGACATCTCGGCGGTCTGCGCCGCGTTCGCGTTCATCGCCGACGGCGAGGCGATCCGCACGCCGCGCGTGGCGTTCGGCGGCATGGCGGCCACCCCGAAGCGCGCCGCGCAGGCGGAGGCGGCGCTGGCCGACGCGCGCTGGCACGAGGTCACCGTGCAGGCCGCGATGCAGGCGGTCGAGCGCGATTTCGCGCCGCTCAGCGACATGCGCGCGACGAGCGGCTACCGGCTCGACGCCGCGCGCAACCTGCTGTACCGCTTCTGGCTGGAGACCCGTGCGCACGCGCCGCTCGGGCCCGAGGCGCTGAACGTGCGCTGCGTGAGCGCCGAGGCGGCGGGGGCCGCCGGGCCCGCCGTCGCCGACCTTTGA
- a CDS encoding substrate-binding domain-containing protein, giving the protein MSRHFALSFATRRRAALRACAACLAGAATLAASAAHAVELHVMNSGGFTAAYQRLAPKFTAATGDTLEITYGPSMGETPQAIPNRLARGEPADVVIMVGYALDRLIAEGKVRADSRVELADSRIGAVVRAGAPVPKIDTPEALKAALLAAPSVAYSDSASGVYIERELFKRLDIAAQMGPKAVKVPRVPVASKVADGSYALGFQQVAELLPVKGVTFAGRIPESLQSVTRYAGGIPTGARHPAQARKLLDYLASPAARADVVATGLDPVPAQ; this is encoded by the coding sequence ATGTCCAGGCATTTCGCCCTGTCCTTTGCCACGCGCCGTCGCGCAGCGCTTCGCGCCTGCGCCGCCTGCCTCGCGGGCGCCGCCACGCTCGCCGCCTCCGCGGCCCATGCCGTCGAGCTCCACGTCATGAATTCGGGCGGCTTCACCGCCGCCTACCAGCGTCTCGCGCCGAAGTTCACGGCCGCGACGGGCGACACGCTCGAGATCACCTACGGCCCGTCGATGGGCGAGACCCCGCAGGCGATTCCGAACCGGCTCGCGCGCGGCGAACCGGCCGACGTCGTGATCATGGTCGGCTACGCGCTCGACCGCCTGATCGCCGAGGGCAAGGTGCGCGCCGATTCGCGCGTCGAACTCGCCGATTCGCGGATCGGCGCCGTGGTGCGCGCCGGTGCGCCGGTGCCCAAGATCGATACCCCCGAGGCGCTGAAGGCCGCGCTGCTGGCCGCGCCCTCGGTCGCGTATTCGGACAGCGCGAGCGGCGTCTACATCGAGCGCGAGCTGTTCAAGCGGCTCGACATTGCCGCGCAGATGGGGCCGAAGGCGGTCAAGGTGCCGCGCGTGCCGGTCGCCTCGAAAGTGGCCGACGGCAGCTACGCGCTCGGCTTCCAGCAGGTGGCCGAACTGCTGCCGGTGAAGGGCGTCACGTTCGCGGGGCGGATTCCCGAGTCGCTGCAGTCGGTCACGCGCTACGCGGGCGGGATTCCGACCGGCGCCCGGCATCCCGCGCAGGCGCGCAAGCTGCTCGACTATCTGGCTTCGCCGGCCGCGCGCGCCGACGTGGTCGCGACCGGGCTCGATCCGGTCCCCGCGCAATGA